One segment of Deltaproteobacteria bacterium DNA contains the following:
- a CDS encoding MerR family transcriptional regulator codes for MKNAPIVIPDKFYFKIGEVAALLELPTHVLRFWESEFHRIKPKRTSAGQRLYRKKDVELILEIKHLLYEKKYTIPGAKNYLKNRRARQHPQAPTFDDILRELSSIRRLLD; via the coding sequence ATGAAAAACGCACCCATCGTCATTCCAGACAAATTTTATTTCAAAATTGGAGAGGTCGCGGCACTCTTAGAGCTGCCGACGCACGTGCTCAGGTTCTGGGAATCCGAGTTTCATCGCATCAAACCCAAGCGAACCTCTGCGGGGCAACGCCTTTACAGGAAAAAAGACGTCGAGCTCATCCTTGAAATCAAACACCTTCTGTACGAAAAAAAATACACCATTCCCGGGGCAAAAAACTATTTGAAAAACCGGCGCGCACGGCAACACCCCCAGGCCCCGACCTTTGACGACATTCTGCGGGAACTCTCCTCCATCCGCCGGCTTCTCGACTGA
- a CDS encoding ribosome maturation factor RimP, which produces MKKRRKKQDRKTVPFPAAKTERFLAKARALAEPLCHAEGMELVFAEYQAEPAGRILRLYIDKPGGVTLDDCVDISRQLSDILDVSLESDDPYNLEVSSPGNDRPVGKLEDFQRFEGQAAKIQTLQPIDGRKNFKGTLAGVENDMIKIMTNGKTVAIQFDTISRARLINYNGES; this is translated from the coding sequence GTGAAAAAAAGAAGGAAAAAACAGGACCGCAAAACGGTCCCCTTCCCCGCGGCGAAAACGGAACGCTTTCTGGCAAAAGCCAGAGCCCTGGCGGAACCGTTGTGCCACGCGGAAGGGATGGAGCTTGTTTTCGCAGAATACCAGGCGGAACCGGCAGGAAGGATCCTGCGCCTGTATATTGACAAACCGGGTGGCGTAACCCTGGATGACTGTGTCGATATAAGCCGCCAGCTCAGCGATATTCTGGATGTCAGCCTTGAAAGCGATGATCCTTACAATCTGGAAGTCTCTTCTCCGGGGAACGATCGCCCCGTTGGGAAACTGGAAGACTTTCAACGCTTCGAGGGCCAGGCCGCCAAAATTCAGACATTGCAGCCCATTGACGGCCGGAAAAATTTCAAAGGCACCCTTGCAGGCGTCGAAAACGACATGATCAAGATCATGACCAATGGTAAAACCGTCGCTATTCAATTCGATACGATTAGCAGAGCGCGGCTTATCAATTACAATGGAGAAAGCTGA
- the nusA gene encoding transcription termination factor NusA translates to MLITDIKRVVEQISRDKGIDRGILIKALEEALRSAARKKYGSKVDIEAQYVEETGEIEVFQFKEVVAEVVEPDLEINLEEGRELDPECEIGDSLGTKMDAMTFGRIAAQSAKQVIIQKMKDAERDAVYANFIDRKGEIINGIVQRIERGDIIVNLGHTEGIVPVREQVPRESYRRGDRIRALILDVLLETRGPQILLSRTHPDFLVHLFKTEVPEISEGIVDIMGAAREPGSRAKFAVSSNDSDIDPVGACVGMKGSRVQNVVQELRGEKIDIIPWHADAARFVCNALAPAEISRVIIDEENRSMEVIVPDEFLSVAIGKRGQNVRLASKLTGWHLDVNSESRYSEAMKSGYDSLIELPGVGISMADALYEKGFFSAEELSRASVEDLATIRGIGNEKALQLIEAATLHLESAAAADEAEPVDAQADGPDSNESSDPDDMRSDEPVTGIHESEDELAEENSETKDD, encoded by the coding sequence ATGTTGATTACAGACATAAAACGCGTTGTTGAACAGATCAGCCGTGACAAAGGCATTGATCGTGGCATTCTTATCAAAGCACTGGAAGAAGCATTACGATCCGCTGCCAGGAAAAAGTACGGCAGCAAGGTTGACATCGAGGCTCAATATGTTGAAGAAACCGGAGAGATCGAAGTCTTCCAGTTCAAGGAGGTCGTTGCCGAGGTTGTCGAGCCCGACCTTGAAATAAATCTGGAAGAGGGTCGCGAGCTGGATCCGGAATGTGAAATCGGCGACAGTTTGGGCACGAAAATGGATGCCATGACGTTTGGTCGGATAGCCGCGCAATCGGCGAAGCAGGTCATCATCCAGAAAATGAAGGATGCCGAAAGGGATGCCGTATATGCCAATTTTATCGACCGCAAGGGTGAAATCATCAACGGCATCGTCCAGCGGATCGAACGGGGCGACATTATCGTCAACCTCGGCCATACCGAAGGCATCGTTCCCGTCAGAGAGCAGGTCCCCAGGGAGTCCTACCGTCGCGGCGACCGCATCCGGGCGCTGATCCTGGATGTCCTCCTCGAAACGAGGGGGCCGCAGATACTGCTTTCACGCACACATCCGGATTTCCTTGTGCACTTGTTCAAAACGGAGGTTCCGGAAATAAGTGAAGGCATTGTCGATATCATGGGGGCTGCCCGGGAACCCGGTAGCAGGGCAAAATTTGCCGTATCGTCCAACGATTCCGACATCGACCCGGTAGGTGCCTGTGTGGGCATGAAAGGGAGCCGGGTTCAAAACGTCGTTCAGGAGCTGCGCGGTGAAAAAATCGATATCATACCATGGCACGCGGACGCGGCCAGGTTTGTGTGCAACGCGCTGGCACCCGCCGAGATTTCGAGAGTTATCATCGACGAAGAAAACCGCTCCATGGAGGTTATCGTACCGGATGAATTTCTTTCCGTCGCCATTGGAAAGCGGGGGCAAAACGTCAGGCTGGCTTCTAAATTGACCGGCTGGCATCTCGACGTCAACAGTGAATCCCGCTACAGCGAAGCCATGAAAAGTGGTTATGACTCCCTGATCGAACTTCCCGGCGTCGGGATCAGCATGGCGGACGCGCTATATGAAAAAGGCTTTTTCTCGGCGGAGGAACTCAGCCGCGCCAGTGTTGAAGATCTCGCCACCATTCGCGGCATCGGCAACGAAAAGGCGCTGCAGCTGATCGAGGCCGCCACCCTACACCTGGAGAGTGCCGCGGCGGCGGATGAAGCCGAGCCGGTGGACGCGCAAGCGGATGGGCCGGACTCGAATGAATCATCGGACCCCGATGACATGCGATCGGATGAACCGGTGACCGGAATCCATGAATCCGAAGATGAACTGGCGGAAGAGAATTCCGAAACCAAGGATGACTAA
- the infB gene encoding translation initiation factor IF-2: MGKIRIYELARDLNMTNKQLLEKLEELGIPAKSHMSSFEESEVEGIKAKIHGKKQPELVEKRIRPSVIRRRKVKKVVEEPSAAEPEPPKEAEAESPEKAEPVAEDTAAEGEVQEAAMETEATEAAAATDETAAAPEKPEEEAAAPEAEQETKKEVQAEAPEEPSEEAPTAPGDEPAVETPSQPKEPKKKAAKLRKKETPAKIIKLPTKPVPPPPEKASAVPDGTPPPPQRPDNRETPTRAKKKKGRKAAVAAATAADGDKKFFKKKISFMKKEVVEGKDLYSSRGKRGRKGRKGGKTKLEKGLQTQITTPKAIKRRIKIDDTIVLAELAKRMGIKANEMIAKLMSLGVMATVNQTIDFDTAVLVSAEFGYELEKASFEEEIILKTETDDPENLAERPPVVTIMGHVDHGKTSLLDVIRKTRVTELEAGGITQHIGAYNVSTSKGHIVFLDTPGHEAFSAMRSRGARVTDIVILVVAADDGVMPQTVEAINHSKAAGVPIIVAVNKIDKANAEPERVQRELAENGLVPEDWGGDTIFVTVSAKQNTGIDTLLEMVLLQAEMLELKANPDKLARGHVVEAKLDAGRGPVATVLVQEGTLHAGDPVVCGIHHGKVRALLNDRGLQVKSAGPSIPVEIIGLSGVPQAGDEMISLADEKDAKQVSLHRMQKQRSLDLAKTGRLSLEGLFEKLQEGEVKDLNIILKADVHGSIEALRDSLSKLSNEEVKINIVHAATGAITESDISLATVSDSIIVGFNIRPTAKIQDLAEEEHVDIRYHNVIYDVIKEIQNAILGMMSSIFEDRTLGWAEVRDIFHIPKVGAIAGCYVTDGKFERGQKVRLVREGVVIYDGKIGSLRRFKDDVKEVQSGYECGIGIENFNDIKLGDTIECYFTEEIRPELD; encoded by the coding sequence ATGGGAAAGATCAGAATATATGAACTTGCCCGGGACCTGAACATGACCAACAAACAGCTTCTCGAAAAACTGGAGGAGTTGGGCATTCCCGCCAAAAGCCACATGAGCTCTTTTGAGGAATCCGAAGTGGAGGGCATCAAGGCCAAAATCCACGGAAAAAAGCAGCCTGAACTTGTGGAAAAGCGTATTCGGCCCTCGGTGATCCGCAGGCGCAAAGTCAAGAAGGTGGTCGAGGAACCGTCTGCTGCCGAACCGGAGCCCCCAAAGGAAGCCGAGGCCGAATCTCCCGAAAAAGCGGAGCCTGTAGCCGAAGATACCGCCGCTGAAGGGGAAGTCCAGGAAGCGGCCATGGAAACCGAAGCGACCGAAGCGGCCGCTGCGACAGACGAAACCGCCGCTGCGCCCGAAAAACCGGAAGAAGAGGCGGCCGCTCCCGAAGCTGAACAAGAAACGAAAAAAGAGGTCCAGGCGGAAGCGCCCGAGGAACCATCGGAGGAAGCGCCCACGGCACCGGGGGACGAACCCGCCGTCGAAACGCCTTCCCAACCGAAGGAACCGAAGAAAAAGGCGGCCAAGCTGCGCAAAAAAGAAACGCCGGCAAAAATCATCAAGCTGCCCACAAAACCGGTACCGCCTCCCCCGGAAAAAGCCTCCGCAGTTCCGGACGGAACGCCCCCGCCCCCTCAAAGGCCGGATAACAGGGAAACCCCGACCAGGGCCAAGAAAAAGAAGGGCCGCAAGGCTGCCGTTGCGGCCGCGACCGCGGCCGACGGTGACAAGAAATTTTTCAAAAAGAAAATCTCTTTCATGAAGAAGGAGGTCGTCGAGGGCAAAGACCTTTACTCGAGCCGCGGCAAGCGGGGGCGCAAAGGCCGCAAGGGCGGCAAGACAAAACTGGAAAAGGGCCTCCAGACACAGATCACGACCCCCAAGGCCATTAAACGAAGAATTAAAATCGACGATACCATCGTTCTGGCGGAACTGGCCAAACGCATGGGCATCAAGGCCAACGAAATGATCGCCAAGCTCATGTCCCTGGGCGTCATGGCCACCGTTAACCAGACCATCGACTTCGACACGGCCGTGCTCGTATCCGCAGAATTCGGTTATGAACTGGAAAAAGCCTCGTTCGAAGAGGAGATTATTCTCAAGACCGAAACCGATGATCCTGAAAATCTCGCTGAACGGCCGCCAGTTGTCACCATCATGGGGCATGTCGACCACGGCAAAACGTCCCTTCTCGATGTCATCCGCAAAACCCGGGTGACCGAACTGGAGGCCGGCGGAATTACCCAGCACATCGGCGCATACAACGTTTCAACATCGAAGGGGCACATCGTATTTCTCGACACCCCCGGCCATGAAGCCTTTTCAGCCATGCGTTCCAGGGGAGCACGGGTAACCGATATCGTTATTCTCGTTGTGGCCGCCGACGACGGCGTCATGCCACAAACCGTGGAAGCGATCAACCACTCCAAGGCCGCCGGGGTGCCCATTATTGTCGCGGTGAACAAAATCGACAAAGCCAACGCGGAACCGGAGCGCGTGCAACGTGAATTGGCTGAAAACGGGCTGGTCCCCGAAGACTGGGGGGGTGACACCATTTTCGTCACCGTTTCCGCCAAACAAAACACCGGTATTGACACCCTGCTTGAAATGGTTCTGCTGCAGGCGGAAATGCTCGAACTGAAGGCCAATCCCGACAAGCTGGCCCGGGGCCATGTGGTTGAAGCCAAGTTGGATGCCGGACGCGGGCCGGTGGCGACGGTACTCGTTCAAGAGGGCACGCTGCATGCCGGCGACCCGGTTGTATGCGGCATCCACCACGGCAAAGTCCGTGCGTTGCTGAATGACAGGGGCCTCCAGGTTAAATCGGCCGGGCCATCCATTCCGGTGGAAATTATCGGTCTTTCCGGGGTGCCCCAGGCGGGAGACGAAATGATCTCGCTTGCCGACGAGAAAGACGCCAAGCAGGTCAGCCTTCACCGCATGCAGAAGCAGCGCTCCCTGGACCTTGCCAAAACCGGCCGCCTGAGTCTGGAGGGACTCTTTGAAAAGCTGCAGGAAGGTGAGGTCAAGGACCTCAACATAATTCTAAAGGCCGACGTTCACGGTTCGATTGAAGCCCTGCGGGACTCCTTGTCCAAGCTGAGCAATGAAGAGGTCAAAATCAACATCGTGCACGCGGCCACTGGAGCCATCACCGAATCGGACATCTCCCTGGCAACCGTATCCGACTCGATCATCGTGGGCTTCAACATCAGACCCACGGCAAAGATTCAGGATCTGGCCGAAGAAGAGCATGTGGATATCCGTTACCACAATGTCATTTACGATGTCATCAAGGAGATCCAGAACGCCATCCTGGGAATGATGTCGTCGATTTTCGAAGACCGGACACTGGGGTGGGCCGAGGTTCGCGACATTTTTCACATTCCGAAGGTGGGCGCCATTGCCGGTTGCTATGTCACCGACGGCAAATTTGAGCGCGGACAGAAAGTGCGCCTGGTTAGGGAAGGCGTGGTGATATATGACGGCAAGATCGGTTCCCTGAGACGCTTCAAGGACGACGTCAAGGAAGTCCAAAGCGGCTATGAGTGCGGCATCGGTATTGAAAACTTTAACGACATCAAGCTCGGCGACACCATCGAGTGCTACTTCACCGAGGAAATCAGGCCGGAACTCGACTGA
- a CDS encoding DUF503 domain-containing protein, translated as MVIGIGVIKFRIHDCRSLKVKRSVVRAIIGRIRNRFNASVAEVGANDIYDRAEVGFALVGTDRRHINAKADKLLNMIDDLGLAEFVDSELEIITL; from the coding sequence ATGGTGATCGGCATTGGCGTCATAAAATTTCGTATTCATGACTGCCGGTCCCTGAAAGTCAAACGCAGCGTTGTCAGGGCCATCATCGGCCGCATTCGCAACCGTTTCAATGCGTCGGTCGCCGAGGTGGGCGCCAATGACATCTACGACAGGGCGGAGGTCGGATTCGCTCTAGTGGGCACCGACCGGAGGCATATCAACGCCAAGGCCGACAAGCTGCTGAATATGATCGATGATCTTGGATTGGCCGAATTCGTTGACAGCGAACTGGAGATTATTACCTTATGA